The following are from one region of the Gammaproteobacteria bacterium genome:
- a CDS encoding ABC transporter ATP-binding protein produces MVNTLLSTKNLSKHFGGLQAVNNVDFAVTAGEIHAVIGPNGAGKTTFLSLLAGELTATNGSIHFADKNISHLSMAQRALCGLNRTFQINSLFLNLTVRENIMLAVQARQNHNFKFWQAPNDNHKLKQQAEKILAQNNLQILADAPTQQLSYGQQRQLEIALGVAGEPKLLLLDEPLAGLDAAGSHEMIARLRTLKTQHNFTLVLVEHDMDAVFALADRISVLNHGCIIATGTPAEIRNHSEVRAAYLGGASLGAK; encoded by the coding sequence ATCGTGAACACATTATTAAGTACTAAAAATTTAAGCAAACACTTCGGCGGTCTACAGGCAGTCAACAATGTTGACTTTGCTGTTACAGCCGGAGAAATACATGCTGTGATTGGGCCAAATGGCGCGGGCAAAACAACGTTTTTATCTTTACTCGCCGGCGAGTTAACGGCAACTAACGGCAGCATTCATTTCGCAGACAAAAACATTAGTCATTTATCAATGGCCCAACGCGCTTTATGCGGTTTAAATCGCACATTTCAAATTAACAGTTTATTTTTAAATTTAACAGTCCGTGAAAATATAATGCTGGCCGTGCAAGCACGACAAAACCATAATTTTAAATTTTGGCAAGCGCCTAATGATAACCATAAGCTTAAACAACAAGCTGAAAAAATCCTCGCGCAGAATAACTTACAAATATTAGCCGATGCTCCAACACAACAATTATCTTATGGCCAACAACGCCAACTCGAAATCGCACTGGGTGTTGCAGGTGAACCTAAACTATTATTGCTAGATGAGCCCTTAGCTGGTCTAGATGCCGCGGGCAGCCATGAAATGATTGCACGACTACGAACTTTAAAAACTCAACATAACTTTACCTTGGTATTAGTAGAACACGATATGGATGCCGTATTTGCTTTAGCCGATCGCATCAGTGTATTAAATCATGGTTGCATTATTGCTACGGGTACACCTGCTGAAATTCGTAATCATAGTGAAGTACGCGCAGCCTATTTAGGCGGCGCATCACTCGGTGCGAAGTGA
- a CDS encoding MFS transporter, translating to MLRMRSTALRWWMLAGLWLIYVCFGLVMASLAPLVTAVATDLNVGLATMGFIFSAWLIAYIPFAIPAGWIVDRWGVERALLLACVLIALSAAGRALATNDWQLFLAVALFGVGGPLVSSGAPKLVGQWFESSERGLAVGIYISAPIFGGALALALTHSVLLPWLDNQWRAVLWFYCVVTLLTAVLWFLLYRLPMVRTAQAKKIVHPPATPAIYIQLLRDVQVRRILWLGAGILFLNHGLNNWLPQILILRGMTDVAAGYWSAAPTVVGLIGALLVPYYTPAKKRLAVLIIALLASAGGTLFLFADVSIWLYAGLVLQGVAKSALMPLTILLLIEYPGVGIRYAGAASGLYFTFGQIGGAAGPSAIGSLAEWTHAFSWPLWVMVVVTLLLMHVAWQFNRYAAQKTALESLSQ from the coding sequence ATGTTAAGAATGCGCAGTACTGCGCTGCGCTGGTGGATGCTAGCCGGTTTGTGGTTGATCTACGTTTGTTTTGGTTTAGTGATGGCATCGCTAGCGCCTTTAGTGACAGCCGTTGCAACGGATTTAAATGTTGGTCTTGCGACCATGGGTTTCATTTTTTCTGCTTGGTTGATAGCGTATATTCCATTTGCAATTCCCGCAGGCTGGATAGTCGATCGTTGGGGTGTAGAACGCGCTTTATTACTTGCTTGTGTATTAATCGCACTGTCAGCAGCAGGTCGAGCTTTAGCCACGAATGATTGGCAATTATTTTTAGCAGTAGCGTTGTTTGGTGTCGGTGGACCTTTAGTGTCATCGGGTGCACCAAAATTAGTGGGTCAGTGGTTTGAAAGTTCTGAACGTGGCTTAGCCGTTGGTATTTATATTTCTGCGCCTATTTTTGGTGGAGCTTTAGCCTTAGCGTTAACGCATTCCGTATTGTTACCGTGGTTAGATAATCAATGGCGCGCGGTCTTGTGGTTCTATTGCGTTGTTACATTGCTCACCGCCGTGTTGTGGTTTTTGCTATATCGTCTGCCGATGGTGCGTACCGCACAAGCTAAAAAAATAGTTCACCCACCTGCAACACCGGCAATCTACATTCAATTATTGCGTGATGTGCAAGTCCGACGAATTTTGTGGTTAGGCGCGGGCATTTTATTTTTAAATCACGGTTTAAATAATTGGTTACCACAAATTTTGATACTGCGCGGCATGACAGACGTGGCGGCAGGTTATTGGTCTGCCGCGCCTACTGTTGTCGGCTTGATCGGTGCATTATTAGTGCCTTATTACACGCCTGCGAAAAAACGTTTAGCGGTATTAATAATTGCGTTATTAGCTTCTGCCGGCGGAACCTTGTTTTTGTTTGCAGACGTTTCGATATGGTTATATGCAGGCTTAGTGTTGCAAGGCGTTGCTAAAAGCGCGTTGATGCCTTTAACTATTTTATTATTGATCGAATATCCCGGCGTAGGCATTCGTTATGCTGGTGCTGCTAGCGGTTTGTATTTTACGTTTGGACAAATTGGTGGTGCCGCAGGCCCTAGTGCGATTGGTTCATTAGCCGAATGGACTCACGCTTTTAGTTGGCCATTATGGGTAATGGTTGTCGTGACTTTATTATTAATGCATGTTGCTTGGCAGTTTAATCGTTACGCAGCACAAAAAACGGCACTGGAGTCATTGTCGCAATAG
- a CDS encoding ABC transporter ATP-binding protein translates to MLTIDNISSAYGNSQVLFDLSLSVAEGEIIALMGRNGMGKTTTVRSIMGLTPVHRGHIHFRGHTIHNWPSYKIAQHGIGLVPEGRQIFPNLTVEENLLATAAQRHVLKHAWTLKRIHDFFPRLAERRHHMGNQLSGGEQQMLAIGRALLTNPFLLILDEACEGLAPLIQQEIWQVLDNLKQQGMSILVIDKDYQALQKLADRYYIIEKGSIAWHGTNAEFSSNPELPKKYLGL, encoded by the coding sequence ATGTTAACTATTGATAACATCAGCAGCGCTTATGGCAACAGTCAGGTTCTGTTTGATTTATCTTTGTCTGTCGCTGAAGGAGAAATCATTGCGTTAATGGGGCGCAATGGCATGGGCAAAACCACCACCGTACGTAGCATTATGGGTTTAACACCGGTGCATCGTGGGCATATACATTTTCGCGGACATACTATTCACAACTGGCCCAGTTATAAAATTGCACAGCACGGCATTGGTTTGGTGCCAGAAGGTCGCCAAATATTTCCTAATCTTACGGTTGAAGAAAATTTACTCGCGACCGCTGCGCAGCGTCATGTGCTTAAACACGCTTGGACCCTGAAACGTATTCATGATTTTTTCCCACGCCTTGCAGAACGCCGTCATCATATGGGCAATCAGCTGTCCGGCGGTGAACAACAAATGCTGGCGATTGGTCGCGCTCTATTAACTAATCCATTTTTGTTGATTTTAGATGAAGCATGCGAAGGACTCGCGCCGCTGATTCAACAAGAGATCTGGCAAGTTTTAGATAATCTAAAACAACAAGGCATGAGTATTTTAGTTATCGATAAAGATTACCAAGCCTTACAAAAACTCGCCGATCGTTATTATATTATTGAAAAAGGCAGTATCGCTTGGCACGGAACTAATGCAGAATTTTCCAGTAATCCAGAATTACCAAAAAAATATTTAGGCTTATAA
- a CDS encoding LPP20 family lipoprotein, producing MNSSKILLCALAVVGVIAAGCSANTPKESASYVSDCTYPDGSNKEAPMWICTETTKDFPVGAVGSSEKSAAGFSFMEQQAATVARVKLAQQMRVQVQNMVKQYVEVSGAADAETVDKVNTSISKQITNESLSGTRIVLKNTSPNGVLFVYVGLDPKAVQQLAQEAIKTSMNNDAALWQQFKAQKGQDELAADIAKSTPAAQ from the coding sequence ATGAATTCATCTAAAATTTTATTATGTGCATTGGCAGTAGTGGGTGTTATTGCCGCGGGCTGTAGTGCAAATACACCTAAAGAGTCAGCAAGTTATGTCTCTGACTGCACTTATCCAGATGGATCAAACAAAGAAGCGCCCATGTGGATTTGCACCGAAACTACAAAAGATTTTCCGGTAGGCGCGGTTGGTTCTAGCGAAAAATCAGCGGCGGGTTTCTCGTTTATGGAACAACAAGCTGCTACTGTTGCGCGGGTAAAATTAGCACAGCAAATGCGCGTACAAGTGCAAAACATGGTCAAACAATATGTAGAAGTTTCTGGTGCAGCGGATGCGGAAACGGTGGATAAAGTAAATACCTCGATTAGTAAACAAATTACCAACGAATCTTTATCCGGCACACGGATTGTATTGAAAAATACTAGCCCGAATGGTGTGTTGTTTGTATATGTAGGCTTAGATCCAAAAGCGGTGCAACAGTTAGCGCAGGAAGCCATTAAAACGAGTATGAATAATGATGCGGCTTTATGGCAACAATTCAAAGCTCAAAAAGGCCAAGATGAATTGGCAGCGGATATTGCGAAATCAACCCCCGCCGCGCAGTAA